Proteins encoded together in one Rubripirellula reticaptiva window:
- a CDS encoding DUF202 domain-containing protein, whose product MADKKAVSSRGDDLALARTHLANERTLLAYGRTALMVAATGVTLIKFFADTVPIRTMGLILIGLGLIVGLVGIQRFVSLKRRLN is encoded by the coding sequence ATGGCTGACAAGAAAGCGGTGAGTTCCCGCGGCGACGATCTCGCTCTCGCTCGTACTCACTTGGCAAACGAGCGGACGTTGTTAGCCTATGGTCGAACGGCTTTGATGGTCGCTGCGACCGGAGTCACGCTGATCAAATTCTTTGCCGATACCGTTCCCATCCGAACGATGGGACTGATTCTGATCGGCTTGGGTTTGATCGTTGGGCTAGTCGGAATCCAGAGGTTCGTTTCTCTGAAAAGACGCTTGAACTAA
- a CDS encoding class I SAM-dependent methyltransferase: protein MPQTADPFFEPYDRKDIAYGDAPTAAIAAFLDQIECGGTAIDLGAGAGRDTIALASAGFQVTAVDLSSRGLKRVRERAEAAGVEKLVTTKEADVREVDLPQNSIDALIATTVLDHIPAADAKRVWQRMTEALTDTGMLFVEVHTTEDPGSDQKPGCDSDAPISETAGAVVNYFRPNQLARWAVDPSSRLRVLRYEERQEWDCTHGPEHLHGKAILLAVREGFYPPWFGQPAAFPRVDS from the coding sequence ATGCCTCAAACGGCCGACCCTTTTTTTGAACCCTACGACCGCAAGGATATCGCCTACGGTGACGCGCCAACGGCAGCGATCGCGGCGTTTCTGGATCAAATCGAATGCGGGGGCACCGCAATTGACTTGGGTGCCGGTGCCGGACGAGACACGATCGCGTTGGCATCAGCCGGTTTTCAAGTCACGGCGGTAGATCTAAGCAGTCGTGGCCTCAAACGAGTCCGCGAACGGGCCGAGGCAGCGGGCGTCGAGAAATTGGTCACGACCAAGGAAGCAGATGTTCGCGAGGTTGATCTGCCACAAAACAGCATTGACGCCCTGATCGCGACGACCGTGCTCGATCACATTCCCGCCGCCGATGCGAAACGGGTTTGGCAGCGGATGACTGAGGCATTGACCGATACCGGCATGCTGTTTGTCGAAGTCCACACGACCGAAGATCCGGGCAGCGATCAAAAGCCGGGCTGTGACAGCGACGCGCCGATCAGCGAGACGGCCGGCGCCGTGGTGAACTATTTTCGGCCGAACCAATTGGCGAGGTGGGCAGTCGATCCAAGTTCGCGATTGCGAGTACTACGGTACGAAGAACGCCAGGAATGGGATTGCACTCATGGCCCCGAACACCTGCACGGCAAAGCGATTTTGCTGGCCGTTCGCGAAGGATTCTATCCGCCTTGGTTTGGCCAACCGGCGGCTTTCCCAAGGGTCGACTCTTAG